The following nucleotide sequence is from Anopheles stephensi strain Indian chromosome 3, UCI_ANSTEP_V1.0, whole genome shotgun sequence.
AACATCACTGAATGATTGATCCATTTTTGTTCCCTCCCACAGTTATCACTTTTGGTTGCTCTATCGCTTACCCGAACGGCCGGATACGAAAAATCCTCCCGGAAATCAGCTAATAGCTCCACTAGGTAAgtgggatgatgatggagaACTTTGCACTGGAGCCTAATACAAAAACGCTGTTGTCTTTCGGCAGGAGTGGACGAGCTGCTGGTGGAAGATGGAGAACACTATCTCTACTGGTACAAGAAACTATAAACCAACGTTTCCTTCCGCGGAAAAGGAGATGGATGGTAAGCAATAAGCGaccacaaatatttttttagcgACAggcgacaacagcagcaataaaacgaaaacaacaaattttGGCAAGGAAAAGCAAGACACACTTGCAGCAGCCAGCAGTTGCAGAGACTGTTACTGTTACTGTAGGTTAGAGAGATGGCAGGAGGCTTTgctatcaccaccaccaccaccactactactactactactactacatgACTTAATGTGCACAAGGCTACGCATACGCATGGTGAGCAGTGTTGCAAATTTTCCAGCACAATGTACATTTCAGTTGGAACCGGTTCGTCCCATCGTCGTACTGTGGACTGCATTGGAAGTTCTACGGTCTGCTGTATGCTCAGCACTCGATACTTTGAAACATTCCTACATTTGCTCAACAGTTTGATGCGTGGTTTGATTTACAGTCCTAGACATTTGACAAGCTGGTTGCAAATTAGTGTAGAAAAGCACCAATGCAACACTAGAAactatatacatatatataacACACAAGGATAAACGCCAACGGGACGCAACACCTGAACGGTGACAGTTTACTCTCCGGCATGCAGGCAGGCAGCAAGCCGCGGGCCGACGGATGAGAGGAAGGGATAGAACAAATTGTGGACCATCCGTAAGTGAGTAGCAGACAGTGAGGGAAGCTATGGTAGGTACGGTACGGAAGTACCTGCCGTGCAATAGCTACACGGTTAGATCAAGATATAAGCGTATACAAACAATTATACAAAATATACATAAATATCTATATACAAAAGCGGCAAATGAATATATACACCTATACATATACAGCCATACAATATACACCATACGTACATTTGCCAATGCCGAACCACCAATAGACAGGCACCTAGGCGGCAAGCATAGGTGCATATAGGCATCAGGCAGCGTGCTTGTGCGTACGATCCCAGGCGAGGCGAGCGCTTTTGcatatttgttttgtgtttttttcttaagcAGTTGGCCAACAGCGTGTTTAGTGATGTGAGTTATTGCCCCAAATGGCACCAGCAAGTGAGGCACTCCAAATTGACAATAATTAAAGcataaataaaaagcaaacaaacaaggaaATACCAGGCAAAGAAGAGCGCGTATATGAGGTGCTGTGTCCGGGTTGCATACATGCATGACGTTAAGAAAAGTAGACCAGACAAGAACGAAAAGTGTAGCGGCCTGGAATGGGAATGGATTTAGCGTAAGTAATAGTGATCAGAGGCAAAAGGGAACAACGATCCGTTGCATTCCAATGTGACGAATAACATTCGGTCCGTGTACTACCACTACCGACCGAGCGAGGAGTCATTTCAACTAAAGCTCGCTTCACCACTCTATCTAAATGCACACTAATTcggcacaaacaaacaaagggCTGCGCGGCAATGGGAAGCAGCAAAGGAACGAGACGAGGGTGTCCGATTAGTCCCCGATTGCGCTCACTCATACTCTCATCTGGATCTGCTAGCATGTAGCGACGCATTTTTGGTAGTGTTTACCCCTTTCGTCGTAACTGTAGTGGCATATTAGAACGGACAATATCATTTACACAATAGTGTGCGAAAGCTGCTCAACTAGAGTTTGTAATGGAACTGTTTCGAATCGTAGTACATTTGCCCGACTTTTGTAGGGGGCGATTGGCCATGTGTTCTCCATTTCGTTTGGTTTATTAGTTTTACTATTAGTGAACTATTTGCTAGGTACTATTGCTCTGTGTTGTTGAGTTGGGAATGAGCCTTATATTTTGCAACCAGTTTCCTATGTACAAACTGACTTTTGTATAACTTCAACCTATCTTATCGCATAATAATATACACCTTACACCGACGAAGGAAGGAACATGAAAGCAGCAAAAGCCAAACGTAGGGTCCATCATGATacttaataaaacaaaaacatcccaCAGCAAAGGAACGACGATGTCTTTCGAGAGCATGCTGCAGTGGAGTAGCAGCGAAGGCGCTAATCAAGCATAGAGCATGGTAACAAATAAGCAACGCCACATATAATAATGACAACTACAAAAGCTAGCTATATACTGTACACATATTGCCCAACATTCCTGGTAACTTACTTCAGTTTCGACATTATGATTACCGGCGTGTTGtattgcaaagaaaaacatcgTCCAATAAGTAGCTATACATGCATGGCTCAGATTGCGATTGTTCAATAATTCACACTTATGTTCGACTACTGTTCGACAAGTCTCAAAAGCCCCACCAATAAACGATGTGAAACTATGTAAATCGTCCATCTAGAGGATTAACTGGTATCAtaaagagaataaaaaaagaatatcGCCTGCCTACTACTAACtagtgtgcgcgcgcgcccgcGCCATATACTGTACAAGCTAATGTACAAACATGGAGAAAGAAATATCTGTTGTCTTGTTTGTTAATCTTCTTGTTTCCTAGATCTTCACGAtacggcaaatcttggagaggatggcggagcagcagcatccactcctaccatctcttcattgattttaaagccgcatatgacagcatagccaggatAAAACTGtccgacgcaatgagctcctttggaatcccggccaagcttaccaggcttgtgagaatgacaatggccaacatcacatgccaggtgaagttggatggaaaactctcagggccctttgctaccaccaagggcaactgcgccagggagatagGCTTGTCTGTCTCCTTTTCGATCTGgtgctagagagagccatccacgactcggaggtggaaacttccgattctataagtcaatccgatcctggcatacgccgATGACATAGACaacattggtttgaggctctcctatgtagcagaagcttatcaaaggatcgagcgaacGGCACTAAActtcgggttggagattaacgaggcgaaaaccaaaatgatggtggcaccaccggCGTCCCTGCatacaaacactgatttactcAGGGGTGATGTATAGATAGGTGAccacaccttcgaagtcgtccaaaacttcacctatctggggtcaaaagtcagcccaccgacaacaacaaccggtcatactacagcctgaggaagcttctccactctaaatacctgtcgcgacggacgaagctgggactgtacagaacatttatagtcccagtactcacatacgcctctgagacatggactctgtccaaaactgacgaagccctcttacgTGAccagccgctacaatgacgagctctacgagctgtacgattaTCTCACCATCGTGTAGCGAATTAGACTTGTCAGGCTCCGGTGACCTGGTCACGTcgtgagaatgacaccggacgacccagcccgtaaagtccttttaggccgtccacacggacagaggaggcgtggtaggcccaaattgacagtggagtgatggcgttgatgcgtccgccagaacggccgggataacggattggcagacgacggcgctaaaccgtgagcggtatcgaggattgttgtagCAGGCCAAggccgcaaagcggttgtagcgcctgataagtaagtaagtgttTGTTAAAGTCTGGAGGAAATATATGTTTGCTTCGAGGCTGCAATTTCCAATCCACTAGGACACATTAAAGTCAGACCGGAGGGAGATTGGATGCAGCCGTAGGTGAAGGAGCGTGCAGCCATGGACCGTGTTTCGTGGGAACAGTTTGAACACCAGGTCATGTCTTTAACACGTGCTCCATAGGCGCAGGCCAAGCCAACGACACCTCTTTGCACgaccttcacacggcaggaccgtggttcaagTCCCATCAAAACCGTCTCCGTTTGCGCAGGACTAACTACTCAGCGTGTGCAATTTCATACGTACGATATCTCAACTTTCAaagattttcaaacaaaatcagcatttttcctctgttttgacGACAAGGCTGCTTAGCATTTCGACCAAGTTAGTCAATTCAAGAATACAGaatcaaacaaaatgcaaaatacATAATACAAATACAAACAGAGTACAGAATGATAGCGTTAAACAACGTAGCCCACTTACCTGTGGCCGTATTCTCCATCCATTCGCCAAGTGTTTTTGGCACTGGTTTCGATACTTTTCCCACAACTTTCCTCCTTTTCATGGTGTTTCTTTCACAAACAGGCACTCACGCTGTGTTTTGCTCCGCGAACGACACAACATGCCAAGCGGTTGAAATTGCAGCATCGCGCACGGCGCACAATACTGGGCGCGGCTGGCTGTTTCGCACAAATGGCAATCATATGTCGCTCATTTATTGATGATGGGTAAAAGTTGCGTTTTCCGCGGAGCTGTACTTTTACGAACTTTATCTGCATAATATGTAATCGATGGAATACTGCCCTGCTAGAACCTAGAGTGTAGAAAACGGGGAACAACGCTGTATTACTGGTCGTCATCCGTAATTTCAACAGTTCTATGCAAATTTAGGACACTGTACTGCGGGTAAGACGAAAAAGATGTCGATAGTATGTTTTAACGCGCCAAGCTGTCTGTGACTGGCTGCTTCGCCTATTCTGCTACTGACAGAACGTCGCGTTGGCCGGACGACTTGTAACGCAACTAGCCAAACGTTTACTCTGCCTTGTTCTGATAGTCAACGTTGCGCATCTGGTCGCGCTGCTCTCGGTATTCTCGCTGGTGCTCTCGGTGGTCACGCTGCTCACGGTGGTGATCACGGTGGTGTTCACGCTGCTCCCGTCCCTCGCCACGGTTCTGGTTACCGCGGTTGCCCCGGTTGCGGTTATCCTGGCGGCGATTGTTGTTCCAGTTTTGATTTTGGTTCTGGTTGCGGTAATTCTGACGATCGCGATTGTATCCCTGGTTGCCGCCACGCTGGAAGAAGTTGCCCTGCTTCATCTCGAAGATGCGCTCGTTGGCGTCCACCAGATTGGTGACCTTGTCGGCCAGCTGCATCGACAGCGCCTGCAGACGCGATGGTTCCGACCGATGCATCACAATCGTTTCAGTTGGATCGTCCAGTGACGCCATCAGCTCCTCGTTGATGATCATCTTGCTGATCAGCGAGTGGACCTTGCTTTTCGGTAGCTTGAACATCTCTGCCAGGTGCGGCACGCTGATCGAGGCGAACACGTTCGAGTACGTGAAGAGATAGGTGCGCAGTGATTCTTCCTTAATGAATTTGATCATCATCTCTCGCACACGGTTTGCTTCGTAAAACAGATCCCACACCTTGACGTTCATCTTCTTGTTTACGATGAAGTTGGCACAGGCGTTCCAGTCACCGTGGCGCATAGCTTTCGCCGCCGCAACTACGTGCTCTCGCATCGACTCCGGCGGCCCGACCAAAGATTGCCGTTCGGATGATCTGAGCTGCTGGTAGAAGGTTTTGCTGATCATACGGCGACGGGCATCGAACTCGTGTGCGGCCATGTACGGAATCTCGAGCAGCATTGCCGACACCAGATAAACGCATTCAAGCAGCTCTAGGTTGATGTGCATGTGGAACGGCATCTGGCGCTGTTTCTCGATCTTCTCCTGCTCCAGCGAACGCTCGTGCTGACGCTGTGGCACAAGACCCTGGGCGAGCAGTTCCTTCGGCTTACCCGGTCATCATCAGGTCGACCAAACAAAGATGGGCATCCTTAATGTTGCCATGGCGGAAGGCACACAAGCCCAGATTGGCCATCATTCGGTTATAGAGAATCTGCGTTGAGGGATCGGAATGGTGGATAGTTTCCTGGAGGTGTGACATCAGCACCAGATCGCGTGCCTGGAACCAGTTGTCGTGCAATGCGTGATGGAAGATGTGAGACAGGATGGCTCGCGTGCGCAGCCGATCGGTCTGATCCTTGGCGTAGATGTAGCGGCAAAGCTTGTCCATTTCTTCTACCGACGTAACGGTATTCGCGGGCAGCTGTCCCTTTCGCTTCTTCAACACGTTCGGGTCGAATTTGTAGTACAGATGGTCGATCTTACGCAGGTAGATGCGACAgatttccatttcatttcctAGCCGTTCGACGTAAGTTACGACCTggtcgataatgcccgtgacCGGTACCTCGTCCTTCAACCGGTCTACGTACTCGTTACTGTGCGGGTCGCACTCCTTCAACAGCTTTACAAACTCGTCATCCAAACGTTCCACTGCTGTCAGCATGCAGCCGCGAATCTTGAACGGAGCCGTGTCGTATTCCTCGTACTCATCCAGTATCGACTCGGACAGATGCACGTCTTCGTGCTCCAGAAGCAATTTAAGCAGCTCCTGGATTTCTTCCAGCAGCTTGCTCCAGTGCTCAAGCT
It contains:
- the LOC118512412 gene encoding LOW QUALITY PROTEIN: eukaryotic translation initiation factor 3 subunit C (The sequence of the model RefSeq protein was modified relative to this genomic sequence to represent the inferred CDS: deleted 1 base in 1 codon) produces the protein MISFLPNFDNSRYPVRQVRRVRAPRKLQKLWKNLTPTGVTMSRFFAGGSDSDSDSSSDSEPVIRQQVAQFTFSDEEEDVKRVVRSKKEKRYEDLTNIIKSIRNHKKIKDMSSVLTSFEEFMRAYTKALPVVMKEEGGVTPRIVVRALAELEDFVNESWDDKDSRKNLSKNNNKALGTLRQKFRKYIKDFESDMKRFRAAPEEFAEEEEEDEREDEKGSDDEQEKVVVQPDVPKAVSFKKEPEKVKPVKPADDSDSSDWGSDSDSDSTSSDEDAKYTSIRDRFLKKPEKGTDELSAAPAGAAGDDAFKKEKKKKTAESLSKKKKPKQDEMFDENEEEEEGWKVVNGTRSGASEQPKMFAKDAEIDTKLVVNKLNEVMAARGKKRTDRKMQIEFLRELRTISETNNLGPAVVAKIRFNIVSAIFDYNPKVSGAMKLEHWSKLLEEIQELLKLLLEHEDVHLSESILDEYEEYDTAPFKIRGCMLTAVERLDDEFVKLLKECDPHSNEYVDRLKDEVPVTGIIDQVVTYVERLGNEMEICRIYLRKIDHLYYKFDPNVLKKRKGQLPANTVTSVEEMDKLCRYIYAKDQTDRLRTRAILSHIFHHALHDNWFQARDLVLMSHLQETIHHSDPSTQILYNRMMANLGLCAFRHGNIKDAHLCLVDLMMTGKPKELLAQGLVPQRQHERSLEQEKIEKQRQMPFHMHINLELLECVYLVSAMLLEIPYMAAHEFDARRRMISKTFYQQLRSSERQSLVGPPESMREHVVAAAKAMRHGDWNACANFIVNKKMNVKVWDLFYEANRVREMMIKFIKEESLRTYLFTYSNVFASISVPHLAEMFKLPKSKVHSLISKMIINEELMASLDDPTETIVMHRSEPSRLQALSMQLADKVTNLVDANERIFEMKQGNFFQRGGNQGYNRDRQNYRNQNQNQNWNNNRRQDNRNRGNRGNQNRGEGREQREHHRDHHREQRDHREHQREYREQRDQMRNVDYQNKAE